The following proteins are encoded in a genomic region of Longimicrobiaceae bacterium:
- a CDS encoding SURF1 family protein, giving the protein MKASVRTALGAVIAVVVAATCVRLGFWQLHRLEQRRARNAQWERALALPVMPLDRTTVAAVEADPARFIDRRVRVAGTYDPAGEVVLRGRVHDERPGVHVVTPLRISGTPRAVLVNRGWAPSPDGATVDTRPLAEPGERVVEGVFQEVPVTGDGGMPSTSGAARTLSFRRLDLPALRRRYPHPLLPLYVQQLPSAAQAGAPLQRVPVPPLDEGPHLSYAVQWFSFAAIALVGYAVLAWRSRRARSA; this is encoded by the coding sequence TTGAAAGCGTCCGTCCGTACCGCCCTCGGAGCGGTGATCGCCGTCGTCGTCGCAGCCACGTGCGTGCGCCTGGGGTTCTGGCAGCTGCACCGGCTGGAGCAGCGCCGCGCCCGCAACGCGCAGTGGGAGCGCGCCCTCGCCCTGCCCGTGATGCCGCTCGACCGCACCACCGTGGCCGCCGTGGAGGCCGACCCGGCGCGCTTCATCGACCGGCGGGTTCGCGTCGCCGGCACGTACGATCCCGCGGGCGAGGTCGTGCTCCGCGGGCGCGTGCACGACGAGCGTCCGGGCGTGCACGTGGTGACGCCGCTGCGCATCTCCGGCACCCCCCGCGCGGTGCTCGTCAACCGCGGCTGGGCGCCATCGCCGGACGGGGCTACGGTAGACACGCGGCCGCTGGCGGAGCCCGGCGAGCGCGTGGTGGAGGGCGTCTTCCAGGAGGTGCCGGTCACGGGCGACGGGGGGATGCCGTCCACCTCGGGAGCGGCGCGGACGCTCTCCTTTCGCCGGCTCGACCTGCCGGCGCTGCGCAGGCGGTATCCGCATCCCCTGCTGCCGCTGTACGTGCAGCAGCTTCCGTCCGCCGCGCAGGCCGGGGCGCCGCTCCAGCGCGTTCCCGTGCCGCCGCTGGACGAGGGCCCGCACCTGAGCTACGCGGTACAGTGGTTCAGCTTCGCGGCTATCGCGCTGGTCGGCTACGCCGTCCTCGCATGGCGGAGTAGGAGGGCCCGGAGCGCGTAA
- a CDS encoding DUF3618 domain-containing protein gives MAETYVAGDGTTRRDDDGTLNRGEALAAGHALGGVSNEPIRQPDHLLPAHATPGAVGQVAATDDPDVARSEIEQTRARMSSTIDTIEEVLLRKKEKLQDRLDVMSPVRERPMLSVGAVFTGGLLLGLLTGGSDGNGRAEAVYGDGADGHDGHDAEWKELAHTWEGRARGLQKLARTQEEELRDLRQRMDRLEGTETHGLYATGHGSGEESHGVGALGATLSHLREVAMETVAGVVGGLFGAGVEHHEPHEHGHHHHPSQLAHEQVYGLDPDRLPG, from the coding sequence GCCGGCGACGGCACCACGCGGCGCGACGACGACGGCACCCTGAACCGCGGCGAGGCGCTGGCCGCAGGGCACGCGCTGGGCGGCGTGAGCAACGAGCCCATCCGCCAGCCCGACCACCTGCTTCCCGCGCACGCCACCCCCGGCGCCGTGGGCCAGGTGGCCGCGACCGACGACCCGGACGTGGCGCGCAGCGAGATCGAGCAGACGCGCGCCCGCATGTCGTCGACCATCGACACCATCGAAGAGGTGCTGCTGCGCAAGAAGGAGAAGCTGCAGGACCGGCTGGACGTGATGTCGCCCGTGCGCGAGCGGCCCATGCTGAGTGTCGGTGCCGTCTTCACGGGCGGCCTGCTGCTGGGCCTCCTCACCGGCGGCAGCGACGGCAACGGCCGGGCCGAGGCGGTCTACGGCGATGGGGCTGATGGGCACGACGGGCACGACGCGGAGTGGAAGGAGCTGGCCCACACCTGGGAGGGCCGCGCGCGCGGGCTGCAGAAGCTGGCCCGCACGCAGGAGGAAGAGCTCCGCGACCTGCGCCAGCGCATGGACCGGCTGGAGGGCACGGAGACGCACGGACTCTACGCCACCGGGCACGGGTCCGGCGAGGAGTCGCATGGCGTCGGCGCGCTGGGCGCAACGCTGTCGCACCTGCGCGAGGTGGCGATGGAGACCGTGGCCGGCGTGGTGGGCGGGCTGTTCGGCGCGGGCGTGGAGCACCACGAGCCGCACGAGCACGGCCATCACCACCACCCGTCGCAGCTCGCCCACGAGCAGGTGTACGGCCTGGACCCGGACCGCCTGCCGGGCTGA
- a CDS encoding CBS domain-containing protein produces MARYGRDYEQGQWGMRGGGYDQGGSNGAWGEDAYSGGYGRGGMGSDGYSGASGGMRSDAHDGGDVGEHSGFGSGGGAYDNDFSAGGSQGGYGGGTGGQGMYGGGRGYGSQDRGYTMGSGNRSGSTGGGYSGGGGYTSGGYTGGGSSGGYGAGGSMGGYGSQGSYGGGMGRGMNNGWSTGGSGSAGGYGATGGYGSAGGYGGTSDRGYGSGGYESGDSGYGRTGANSSGGRSGGMTGGTSSGSAMGSTGGSQSQMGDELRRMRASDIMTENPECVTPQTTLADAARKMRDMDVGIIPVVESETSRRLKGVITDRDIAIRAVAEGKGGDTTVMDVMTTELETCNKNDSVQAVMQLMEREQVRRVPITDRDGRLVGIVAQADLATDISSHQGQDRVAHTLETISEPARGGHGGGIMAGGQMGRGGMGGQQQGRGGQSGGSQTGQQRESQQRGGSQGSGMSSGSSGSTDSASGATGGMGVTGGSTSGARTGGMNASGSTSGQTESGASGRSENSGHGEA; encoded by the coding sequence ATGGCGCGCTACGGACGAGACTACGAGCAGGGGCAGTGGGGCATGCGCGGCGGCGGCTACGACCAGGGCGGCTCGAACGGCGCCTGGGGCGAGGACGCGTACTCGGGCGGCTACGGCCGCGGCGGCATGGGCTCCGACGGGTACTCCGGCGCTTCCGGCGGCATGCGCTCCGACGCGCACGACGGCGGCGACGTGGGCGAGCACAGCGGCTTCGGCTCCGGCGGCGGCGCGTACGACAACGACTTCTCGGCCGGCGGTTCGCAGGGCGGTTACGGCGGCGGGACGGGCGGGCAGGGGATGTACGGCGGCGGGCGCGGCTACGGCTCGCAGGACCGCGGCTACACCATGGGCTCCGGCAACCGCAGCGGCTCGACCGGCGGCGGCTACTCGGGCGGGGGCGGATACACGAGCGGCGGTTACACCGGCGGCGGGTCGTCCGGCGGGTACGGCGCGGGCGGGTCGATGGGTGGCTACGGCTCGCAGGGCTCGTACGGCGGCGGCATGGGCCGGGGGATGAACAACGGCTGGTCGACGGGAGGCTCCGGCTCGGCCGGCGGCTACGGAGCCACCGGCGGGTACGGATCGGCGGGCGGGTACGGCGGCACGTCGGACCGCGGCTACGGCAGCGGCGGGTACGAGAGCGGTGACTCCGGCTACGGCCGCACGGGTGCGAACTCGAGCGGCGGGCGCAGCGGGGGGATGACCGGCGGCACCTCGTCCGGCTCGGCGATGGGGAGCACCGGCGGGTCGCAGTCGCAGATGGGCGACGAGCTGCGGCGGATGCGCGCCTCGGACATCATGACCGAGAACCCCGAGTGCGTCACGCCCCAGACCACGCTGGCCGACGCCGCGCGCAAGATGCGCGACATGGACGTGGGCATCATCCCGGTCGTGGAGAGCGAGACCAGCCGCCGCCTGAAGGGCGTGATCACCGACCGCGACATCGCCATCCGCGCCGTGGCCGAGGGCAAGGGCGGCGACACCACGGTGATGGACGTGATGACCACCGAGCTGGAGACGTGCAACAAGAACGACTCCGTGCAGGCGGTCATGCAGCTCATGGAGCGCGAGCAGGTGCGCCGCGTGCCCATCACCGACCGCGACGGCCGGCTGGTGGGCATCGTCGCGCAGGCCGACCTCGCCACCGACATCAGCAGCCACCAGGGGCAGGACCGCGTGGCGCACACGCTGGAGACCATCTCCGAGCCCGCTCGCGGCGGCCATGGCGGGGGGATAATGGCAGGCGGGCAGATGGGACGCGGCGGCATGGGCGGCCAGCAGCAGGGCCGCGGCGGCCAGTCCGGCGGCTCGCAGACGGGCCAGCAGCGCGAGTCCCAGCAGCGCGGCGGCTCGCAGGGCAGCGGCATGTCGTCCGGATCGTCCGGCTCCACCGATTCGGCTTCGGGCGCCACGGGTGGGATGGGCGTGACGGGCGGCAGCACCTCCGGCGCGCGCACGGGCGGGATGAACGCCTCGGGCTCCACGTCCGGGCAGACGGAGAGCGGCGCGTCGGGCCGCTCGGAGAACAGCGGCCACGGCGAGGCGTAA